Proteins found in one Arthrobacter sp. U41 genomic segment:
- a CDS encoding glutamate synthase subunit beta, with protein MADPRGFLKVRQRETQPRRPVPVRIMDWKEVYEAQEKGVLKAQAGRCMDCGVPFCHQGCPLGNLIPEWNDLIWRDKGEEAMERLHATNNFPEFTGRLCPAPCEASCVLGINQPAVTIKQVEVSIVDQAFENGWVNPLPPARLSGKTVAVVGSGPAGLAVAQQLTRVGHTVAVYERDDKIGGLLRYGIPDFKMEKEHVDRRLEQMKAEGTRFRTGVAVGTDVTWEQLRRRYDAVVVATGATVPRDLPIPGRELEGVHFAMDYLVPANRVVAGETVENQINAAGKHVVILGGGDTGADCLGTAHRHQAASVTTLAIGKQPPAERASHQPWPTFPTLFEVASAHEEGGERTYLASTVEFVGENGKLTGVKVAETEFVDGKRLPRAGTERIIPADLVFLSLGFTGPEPAGITEQVSAEFDGRGNVARDGYYMTNTEGIFVAGDAGRGQSLIVWAIAEGRACAAAVDKFLMGSTILPAPVAPTDRAMAVL; from the coding sequence GTGGCTGATCCACGCGGATTTCTGAAAGTACGTCAGCGCGAAACCCAGCCCCGCCGTCCCGTTCCGGTCCGCATTATGGACTGGAAGGAAGTCTACGAGGCCCAGGAAAAGGGTGTCCTGAAGGCCCAGGCCGGCCGCTGCATGGACTGCGGCGTGCCGTTCTGCCACCAGGGCTGCCCGCTGGGGAACCTCATTCCGGAGTGGAATGACCTCATCTGGCGGGACAAGGGCGAGGAAGCGATGGAGCGGCTGCACGCCACCAACAACTTCCCCGAGTTCACCGGGCGGCTCTGCCCGGCCCCCTGCGAGGCCTCCTGCGTGCTGGGCATCAACCAGCCCGCGGTGACCATCAAGCAGGTCGAGGTCTCCATCGTGGACCAGGCGTTCGAGAACGGCTGGGTCAACCCGCTGCCGCCGGCCCGCCTCAGCGGCAAGACGGTCGCCGTCGTCGGCTCCGGCCCGGCCGGGCTTGCCGTCGCGCAGCAGCTGACCCGGGTGGGCCACACCGTCGCCGTCTATGAGCGCGATGACAAGATCGGCGGCCTGCTGCGGTACGGGATTCCCGATTTCAAGATGGAAAAAGAGCACGTGGACCGCCGGCTGGAGCAGATGAAAGCCGAAGGCACCCGCTTCCGGACCGGCGTCGCCGTCGGCACCGACGTGACCTGGGAGCAGCTGCGCCGACGTTACGACGCCGTCGTGGTCGCCACCGGCGCCACCGTCCCGCGTGACCTGCCGATCCCGGGCCGCGAGCTCGAGGGCGTGCACTTCGCGATGGACTACCTCGTCCCGGCCAACCGTGTGGTGGCGGGGGAGACGGTGGAGAACCAGATCAACGCTGCCGGAAAGCACGTTGTTATCCTCGGCGGCGGCGACACCGGCGCGGACTGCCTCGGCACCGCGCACCGGCACCAGGCCGCGTCCGTCACCACCCTGGCAATCGGCAAGCAGCCGCCGGCGGAGCGCGCCAGCCACCAGCCGTGGCCGACGTTCCCCACCCTGTTCGAGGTGGCCAGCGCCCATGAGGAGGGCGGCGAACGCACCTACCTCGCCTCCACCGTGGAGTTCGTCGGCGAGAACGGCAAACTGACCGGCGTGAAGGTGGCCGAGACCGAATTCGTCGACGGCAAGCGCCTCCCCAGGGCCGGCACCGAGCGGATCATCCCGGCCGACCTGGTCTTCCTCTCGCTCGGCTTCACCGGCCCGGAGCCGGCAGGGATCACCGAGCAGGTCAGTGCCGAGTTCGACGGCCGCGGCAACGTGGCCCGCGACGGGTACTACATGACCAACACGGAAGGCATCTTCGTCGCCGGAGACGCCGGCCGCGGCCAGTCGCTCATCGTCTGGGCGATCGCCGAGGGACGCGCCTGTGCCGCCGCGGTGGACAAGTTCCTGATGGGCAGCACCATCCTTCCGGCCCCGGTGGCGCCAACCGACCGGGCCATGGCCGTCCTGTAG
- the pyk gene encoding pyruvate kinase — MRRAKIVATFGPAIASFENTLAVLEAGVDVARMNMSHGDYAVHDSTYENVRKAAGQLGKAVAIMADLQGPKIRLGRFVDGPHLLAVGDTFTITTEDVPGTKDICSTTLKSLTQDVNAGDALLIDDGKVALRAIDVDDVKVVAQVIVGGYVSNNKGINLPGVAVNVPALSEKDEDDLRWAMRRGVDMVALSFVRDASDIKRVHEIMDEEGRRVPVIAKIEKPQAVEQLPEIIDAFDAIMVARGDLGVELPLEEVPIVQKRAVELARRWAKPVIVATQVLESMIDNPRPTRAEASDCANAVLDGADAVMLSGETSVGKFPIETVKTMARIIESTEVHGLERVPPLGTKPKTRGGAITRAAVEIADQLDAKYICAFTQSGDSARRLSRLRPIRPVFAFTPVEHVWNQLALTWGIQPVLVPMVGHTDEMTAQVDRSLLNMDLVEDGDMVVIAAGSPPGKAGSTNMLKVHKVGDLADAGSHGEAEVTKDKLGPWPEKKKRNGKA, encoded by the coding sequence ATGAGACGCGCTAAAATAGTGGCCACGTTCGGACCGGCAATCGCGAGCTTTGAGAACACTCTCGCCGTGCTGGAAGCCGGCGTCGACGTGGCCCGCATGAACATGAGCCACGGCGACTACGCCGTGCACGACTCCACCTACGAGAACGTCCGCAAGGCAGCCGGGCAGCTCGGCAAGGCCGTCGCCATCATGGCCGACCTGCAGGGCCCGAAGATCCGCCTGGGCCGGTTCGTGGACGGACCGCACCTGCTGGCTGTTGGCGACACCTTCACCATCACCACCGAGGACGTCCCGGGCACCAAGGACATCTGCTCCACGACGCTCAAGAGCCTCACCCAGGACGTCAACGCCGGCGATGCCCTGCTGATCGACGACGGCAAGGTCGCGCTCCGCGCGATCGACGTCGACGACGTCAAGGTCGTCGCCCAGGTGATCGTCGGAGGGTACGTTTCGAACAACAAGGGCATCAACCTGCCCGGCGTTGCCGTCAACGTGCCGGCGCTGAGCGAAAAGGACGAGGACGATCTGCGCTGGGCCATGCGCCGCGGCGTGGACATGGTGGCACTGTCCTTCGTCCGCGACGCCTCGGACATCAAGCGTGTCCACGAGATCATGGACGAAGAAGGCCGCCGCGTGCCGGTGATCGCCAAGATCGAGAAGCCGCAGGCCGTTGAGCAGCTCCCCGAGATCATCGACGCGTTCGACGCCATCATGGTGGCCCGTGGCGACCTCGGCGTGGAACTTCCGCTCGAGGAAGTGCCGATCGTGCAGAAGCGCGCCGTTGAACTGGCCCGCCGATGGGCCAAGCCCGTCATTGTGGCCACCCAGGTGCTGGAGTCCATGATCGACAACCCGCGACCGACCCGAGCCGAGGCGTCCGACTGCGCCAACGCCGTGCTGGACGGCGCCGATGCGGTAATGCTCTCCGGCGAGACCAGCGTGGGCAAGTTCCCGATCGAGACCGTCAAGACCATGGCCCGGATCATCGAATCCACCGAGGTCCACGGCCTGGAGCGCGTCCCCCCGCTGGGCACCAAGCCCAAGACCCGCGGTGGCGCCATCACCCGGGCCGCCGTCGAAATCGCCGACCAGCTGGATGCCAAGTACATTTGTGCCTTCACGCAGTCCGGCGACTCGGCACGGCGCCTGTCGCGGCTGCGTCCGATCCGGCCGGTCTTCGCCTTCACCCCGGTGGAGCACGTCTGGAACCAGCTGGCGCTGACCTGGGGAATCCAGCCGGTGCTGGTCCCGATGGTGGGCCACACGGACGAGATGACCGCACAGGTTGACCGCAGCCTGCTGAACATGGACCTGGTCGAGGACGGCGACATGGTGGTCATCGCCGCCGGTTCGCCTCCCGGAAAGGCCGGTTCCACGAACATGCTGAAGGTCCACAAGGTTGGCGACCTGGCCGACGCCGGCAGCCACGGCGAAGCCGAGGTTACCAAGGACAAGCTCGGCCCCTGGCCGGAAAAGAAGAAGCGGAACGGCAAAGCCTAG
- a CDS encoding ANTAR domain-containing response regulator: MSEQTESNPTSKPARRVVVAEDETLIRLDIIEILRGEGYDVVGEADNGEKAVQLAEELKPDLVLMDVKMPIMDGISAAEKIVKARIAPVVLLTAFSQKELVERARDAGAMAYVVKPFTPADLIPALEIALSRHEEIKALESEVTDLQEQFATRKLVERAKSLLTTKMGLTEPEAFRWIQKTSMDRRLSMREVAETIINQVN, encoded by the coding sequence GTGTCAGAACAGACGGAGTCAAACCCCACGTCCAAGCCGGCGCGCCGCGTGGTTGTCGCCGAGGACGAGACCCTCATCCGGCTCGACATCATCGAGATCCTGCGGGGCGAAGGCTACGACGTCGTCGGCGAAGCAGACAACGGCGAGAAAGCCGTGCAGCTCGCCGAGGAACTGAAGCCGGACCTCGTCCTGATGGACGTCAAGATGCCCATCATGGATGGCATCTCGGCCGCCGAAAAGATCGTCAAGGCGCGGATCGCCCCCGTGGTCCTGCTGACCGCGTTCAGCCAGAAGGAACTCGTCGAACGCGCCCGCGACGCCGGCGCCATGGCCTACGTGGTCAAGCCCTTCACCCCGGCGGACCTGATCCCCGCCCTGGAGATCGCGCTCTCCCGCCATGAGGAGATCAAGGCCCTCGAAAGCGAAGTGACCGACCTGCAGGAGCAGTTCGCCACCCGCAAGCTCGTGGAGCGCGCCAAGAGCCTCCTGACCACCAAAATGGGCCTGACCGAGCCGGAGGCGTTCCGGTGGATCCAGAAGACCTCAATGGACCGCCGCCTGAGCATGCGCGAGGTTGCCGAGACCATCATCAACCAGGTCAACTGA
- a CDS encoding DoxX family membrane protein codes for MGFRPAKPSAILAGVGEAGAGVALALGLATPAAGAAAATTMGVAASVHAPNGFFATE; via the coding sequence ATGGGCTTCCGCCCAGCAAAACCCAGCGCCATCCTCGCAGGCGTGGGTGAAGCAGGAGCCGGTGTTGCCTTGGCCCTGGGGCTGGCCACTCCGGCCGCCGGCGCCGCCGCTGCCACCACGATGGGCGTCGCTGCCAGCGTCCACGCCCCTAACGGCTTCTTCGCCACAGAGTGA
- a CDS encoding IS3 family transposase (programmed frameshift): protein MTASRKRFPQEFKDELCREVITTSKPIKDVATAYGVGPETLRNWLVKYREANGGTEVDLTVPERARLKELEREVQELRAETAFLKKAKRLLRAGAAVVSKYEFIDSQKAEPANLNSVVKMCRWLAVSTSGFYHWATRPQSATSGRRQALTARIQHFFEESEGTYGYRRIHADLAAEQTECSPELVRQIMRHQGLVACQPRPFRITTEADAEAAAGMPDLVNRDFTADRPGVKFVGDITYIHTWQGFVYLATVIDCYSKKVVGWSIADHMRTELVTDALRNAAATTRIEPSAIWHSDRGSVYTSTDFRALVAGLGMRSSMGRTGVCWDNSMAESFFSALKNERVYRTVYATKSQARSDVIRYIEGFYNSRRRHSALGYRRPNEVHYGYQQPALAA, encoded by the exons ATGACCGCATCACGGAAGCGTTTTCCCCAGGAGTTCAAGGACGAGCTGTGCCGCGAGGTGATCACCACGTCCAAGCCGATCAAGGACGTGGCCACGGCGTACGGTGTCGGCCCCGAGACGCTCCGCAACTGGCTGGTCAAGTACCGCGAGGCCAACGGCGGGACAGAGGTGGATCTGACGGTGCCGGAACGGGCCCGGCTGAAGGAGCTCGAGCGTGAAGTTCAAGAGCTGCGGGCGGAGACTGCCTTCCTGAAAAAAGCCA AGCGCTTACTTCGCGCGGGAGCAGCGGTAGTGAGCAAGTATGAATTCATCGATTCCCAAAAAGCTGAGCCCGCCAATCTAAACTCGGTGGTGAAAATGTGCCGCTGGCTGGCCGTCTCAACCTCCGGTTTCTATCACTGGGCCACCCGTCCGCAATCTGCCACCTCGGGGCGCCGGCAGGCCCTGACGGCACGGATCCAGCACTTCTTCGAGGAGTCCGAGGGCACCTACGGGTACCGGCGGATCCACGCCGATCTCGCCGCGGAACAGACCGAGTGCTCTCCCGAGCTGGTGCGGCAGATCATGCGCCACCAGGGTCTGGTGGCCTGTCAGCCACGCCCGTTCCGCATCACCACCGAGGCTGACGCTGAGGCCGCCGCGGGCATGCCCGACCTCGTCAACCGGGATTTCACCGCCGACCGCCCCGGAGTGAAGTTCGTCGGCGACATCACCTACATCCACACCTGGCAAGGGTTCGTCTATCTCGCCACCGTCATCGACTGCTACTCAAAGAAAGTCGTCGGCTGGTCCATCGCCGATCACATGCGCACCGAGCTCGTGACCGATGCGCTTAGGAACGCCGCCGCGACAACCCGGATCGAGCCGTCCGCGATCTGGCACTCCGACCGGGGCAGCGTCTATACCTCGACGGATTTCAGGGCCCTGGTGGCCGGCCTCGGTATGCGCTCCTCGATGGGACGCACCGGCGTGTGCTGGGATAACAGCATGGCCGAATCGTTCTTCTCCGCCCTGAAAAACGAGCGTGTCTACCGGACCGTTTACGCGACCAAATCACAAGCCCGGAGCGACGTCATTCGCTACATCGAGGGGTTTTACAACAGCCGGCGCCGTCACTCCGCGCTGGGTTACCGCCGGCCCAACGAAGTCCACTATGGTTATCAACAGCCAGCCTTGGCAGCGTAG
- a CDS encoding alpha/beta fold hydrolase, whose translation MPGYVEIDGHPTWVDDRGGPGTPLLLLHGGLSNSDELLNSIGAGLAERYRVVAFDRSGHGYTSDTDADFHYADMADETVRVLEQVVGGPAHLVGWSDGGIVALLVALQRSDLVQRLVVIGANYHFDGSMAVEMDPESSLAQALGKAYIERSPHGPEHLEVAISKSFRMFGAEPTLTTTDIARIARPVLVVVGDDDLVALPHTVSLYEALPEGQLAVVPGASHALPLEQPDVLTGLILNFLAAVESARTLLPVRRARPRPSSN comes from the coding sequence ATGCCCGGCTACGTGGAAATTGACGGGCACCCAACGTGGGTCGATGATCGGGGCGGTCCGGGCACACCTCTCCTGCTGTTGCATGGCGGCCTGAGCAACAGTGACGAGCTGCTCAACAGCATTGGGGCAGGTCTCGCGGAGCGCTACCGAGTCGTCGCGTTCGATCGCAGTGGCCACGGCTACACCTCGGACACCGATGCAGATTTCCACTATGCGGACATGGCGGACGAGACCGTTCGGGTGCTTGAACAGGTCGTCGGCGGACCGGCCCATCTCGTGGGGTGGAGTGACGGCGGGATCGTTGCCCTGCTCGTTGCGCTTCAGCGATCCGATCTCGTACAAAGGCTTGTTGTCATTGGCGCTAACTACCACTTCGACGGCTCCATGGCCGTTGAGATGGATCCTGAATCTTCGCTTGCGCAGGCACTGGGCAAGGCCTACATCGAACGCTCACCTCACGGTCCCGAGCACTTGGAAGTGGCCATCAGCAAGAGTTTCAGAATGTTCGGTGCGGAGCCGACGCTCACGACGACCGACATCGCGCGAATTGCCCGGCCTGTGCTCGTCGTCGTCGGCGACGATGATTTGGTCGCACTGCCACATACGGTCTCGCTGTACGAGGCCTTGCCTGAAGGCCAGCTGGCCGTGGTCCCCGGGGCCTCTCACGCGCTTCCATTGGAACAACCGGATGTCCTCACCGGTCTCATCCTCAATTTCCTGGCCGCGGTTGAGTCTGCCCGCACGCTCCTTCCCGTTCGCCGGGCACGGCCCAGGCCCAGCAGCAACTAG
- a CDS encoding esterase/lipase family protein produces MDDPFYGFSQGSVHVRADGNGRAQFHQFESPMLRLITDHKYEVPVHGDQWAFLSRAETASVNPASVWIYRFYDGSSDTFSRDPETFSFEEAAADLFELIKLVLEKTGAPKVFLVAHSMGGLICRSLLQRVIPEALADAGEVFDPAAGTKYVARLFTYATPHGGITFAIGFGVLERIRDATAIQGADIFGPDRMYEYLTPAPVRSTRTRENFLSTEIPDDGFPVDEVFCLVGSNPEDYDVAFGLSSKAVGPRSDGLVQIENAAVRGAPLAVVHRSHSGRYGIVNSEEGYQNLQRFLFGDLKVEVQTVGFTVGRDAPPEVVFQLDVGLAIRGLPVLVHEQSAEHYCPVQIERWREGDPIDSPVPLLTTFLSSKAPRPRVGGIVVPRLRHALNLRLMSITERDGHFFFDDHLEQTEDWQDTLLVEIEPPSEGRLLPRAWAAWNSTVRAAVRDWDPEDKDFLEDTDPAPEHWSGRIEVPEISRDLLGHNAGIRITVTPRSLDLGSA; encoded by the coding sequence GTGGACGATCCGTTTTACGGTTTCAGCCAAGGATCGGTGCACGTCCGCGCTGACGGCAATGGCCGGGCACAATTCCACCAGTTCGAATCGCCGATGTTGCGCCTGATAACGGACCACAAATATGAGGTGCCCGTCCATGGGGACCAGTGGGCTTTCCTGAGCCGTGCCGAAACGGCCTCGGTAAACCCGGCCTCCGTCTGGATCTACCGTTTCTATGACGGGTCTTCGGACACTTTTTCACGGGACCCGGAGACGTTCTCCTTCGAGGAGGCAGCTGCTGACCTGTTCGAGCTGATCAAGCTCGTCCTGGAAAAGACAGGGGCCCCGAAGGTGTTCCTGGTCGCGCACTCCATGGGCGGGCTGATCTGCCGCTCGCTCCTGCAGCGCGTCATCCCTGAAGCACTTGCAGACGCCGGGGAGGTGTTCGATCCGGCCGCCGGCACCAAATACGTGGCCCGGCTCTTCACGTATGCCACCCCCCACGGAGGGATAACTTTCGCCATTGGCTTCGGAGTGCTTGAGCGCATCCGTGACGCCACGGCGATCCAGGGCGCCGACATTTTCGGTCCGGACAGGATGTATGAATATCTGACTCCAGCCCCCGTCCGGTCAACACGGACCCGAGAGAACTTCCTCAGCACCGAAATACCCGACGACGGATTCCCCGTGGATGAAGTTTTCTGCCTCGTCGGCTCCAACCCTGAGGATTATGACGTTGCATTCGGCCTGTCCTCGAAGGCCGTTGGCCCCCGCAGCGACGGCCTAGTCCAGATTGAAAACGCCGCGGTCCGTGGGGCGCCGCTGGCCGTCGTCCACCGCAGCCACAGCGGCAGGTACGGGATCGTGAACTCTGAGGAGGGCTACCAAAACCTTCAGCGCTTCCTCTTCGGCGACCTCAAAGTCGAAGTACAGACCGTGGGCTTCACCGTCGGCCGAGATGCACCTCCCGAGGTCGTCTTCCAGCTCGACGTCGGACTGGCTATCCGAGGCCTTCCCGTCCTGGTCCATGAACAAAGCGCTGAACACTACTGCCCCGTTCAAATCGAGCGATGGAGAGAAGGAGACCCCATTGATTCTCCTGTGCCTCTCCTGACCACATTTCTCTCTTCGAAGGCACCTCGCCCGCGTGTGGGAGGCATCGTGGTGCCGCGGCTGCGCCACGCGCTGAACCTGCGCCTGATGTCCATCACGGAGAGGGACGGCCATTTCTTCTTTGACGACCATCTCGAACAGACGGAGGACTGGCAGGACACGCTGCTCGTCGAGATCGAACCCCCCTCCGAGGGCAGGCTGCTGCCCAGGGCGTGGGCAGCATGGAACAGCACCGTTCGGGCCGCGGTTCGGGACTGGGACCCTGAAGACAAGGACTTCCTGGAGGACACCGACCCCGCACCCGAGCATTGGAGCGGGCGGATCGAAGTACCAGAAATATCCCGGGACCTGCTCGGTCACAATGCTGGCATCCGCATCACGGTCACCCCGCGCTCACTTGATCTCGGTTCCGCTTGA
- a CDS encoding endonuclease/exonuclease/phosphatase family protein has product MTEQPPAAVAEDLDRLRTALDNTIPVRAESNLLIGTWNIRALGSLTAKWTAGPRDSPTRDWHAVACLAEVISRFDVVGVQESRRNPQALKHLLATLGPRWQAIVSDVTEGAAGNGERLSYLYDTERVQPSGLVGEIVLPPIEDNQQRQFARTPYTASFSRAGTEFTLASVHVIWGKNPAERLPEITAFAQWMRAWALRPNDWNSNLIVLGDFNLDRIGDPLYEAFVATGLWPPTELNAVPRTIFDDDRTRHFYDQIAWFSDPDGTSLLKGLTYGQGAGSFDFIPHIFRDKTRTEVSWRISDHYPLWCEFLLA; this is encoded by the coding sequence ATGACGGAACAGCCGCCGGCAGCCGTTGCCGAAGACCTGGACCGGTTGCGCACTGCCCTGGACAACACCATCCCCGTCAGAGCCGAGTCCAACCTCTTGATCGGGACGTGGAACATCCGTGCCCTTGGCAGCCTGACGGCCAAGTGGACGGCCGGTCCCAGGGACTCACCCACACGTGACTGGCACGCGGTCGCTTGCCTTGCCGAAGTGATCTCCCGTTTCGACGTCGTGGGCGTCCAGGAATCCCGCCGGAACCCCCAGGCCCTCAAACACCTGCTGGCCACTCTCGGGCCGCGGTGGCAGGCCATCGTCTCGGACGTGACGGAAGGAGCCGCTGGCAACGGTGAACGACTCTCATACCTCTACGACACCGAACGGGTCCAGCCCTCGGGGCTGGTCGGGGAGATCGTACTGCCGCCGATCGAGGACAACCAGCAGCGCCAGTTCGCCCGCACCCCCTACACAGCCAGCTTCTCTCGGGCCGGTACCGAATTCACCCTCGCGTCCGTCCACGTGATCTGGGGCAAGAACCCAGCCGAGCGGCTGCCCGAGATCACAGCCTTCGCCCAATGGATGAGGGCATGGGCGCTTCGGCCCAACGACTGGAACTCCAACCTCATCGTGCTTGGGGATTTCAACCTCGACCGGATCGGTGACCCACTGTACGAGGCGTTCGTCGCAACCGGCCTGTGGCCACCGACAGAGCTGAACGCCGTTCCGCGGACGATCTTCGATGATGACCGCACCCGGCACTTCTACGACCAGATCGCATGGTTCTCCGACCCTGACGGCACCTCCCTGCTGAAGGGGCTCACCTACGGGCAGGGTGCCGGCTCCTTCGATTTCATCCCGCACATCTTCCGGGACAAGACCCGCACCGAGGTGTCCTGGCGGATCTCAGACCACTACCCGCTCTGGTGCGAATTCCTGCTGGCCTGA
- the istB gene encoding IS21-like element helper ATPase IstB → MSTITVQDLLEAGKHASLTGSVLTDWAEKGTPKQREYLHGVLVAEHESRQESRRQRLLKAARLPAMKTLTGFDYSSVRFPEDYGRGPLESLDFINRAQDLVLYGDVGTGKTHMATALVAAACRQGIPARFFTTSALVMMLRRAKDEDRLDKELASLAKNRLLAIDELGYLPIDAEGARLLFQVIADGYEKRSLIITTNLEFSRWGTVFGDDNMAAAVIDRLVHHGRLLQFRGESYRVKNALMK, encoded by the coding sequence ATGAGCACGATCACCGTCCAGGACCTCCTTGAGGCGGGCAAGCACGCCTCGCTGACCGGCAGCGTGTTGACCGATTGGGCCGAGAAGGGCACCCCGAAGCAACGTGAATACCTGCACGGGGTGCTGGTCGCCGAGCACGAATCCCGGCAGGAGTCACGGCGCCAGCGGCTGTTGAAGGCCGCAAGGTTGCCGGCCATGAAAACACTCACCGGGTTCGACTACAGCAGTGTCAGGTTCCCGGAGGACTACGGCCGCGGACCTCTCGAATCCCTGGATTTCATCAACCGGGCCCAGGACCTGGTCCTCTACGGCGACGTGGGCACCGGCAAAACTCACATGGCCACCGCCCTGGTGGCCGCCGCCTGCCGGCAGGGCATCCCCGCCAGGTTCTTCACCACCTCCGCCCTGGTCATGATGCTGCGCCGCGCCAAGGACGAAGACCGCCTCGACAAGGAACTGGCCTCCCTGGCCAAGAACCGGCTCCTGGCCATCGACGAGCTGGGCTACCTCCCGATCGACGCCGAAGGGGCCAGGCTACTCTTCCAAGTGATCGCGGACGGGTATGAAAAACGAAGCCTGATCATCACAACAAATTTGGAGTTTTCCCGCTGGGGCACCGTGTTCGGAGACGACAACATGGCCGCCGCCGTCATTGACAGATTGGTCCACCACGGGCGGCTTCTGCAGTTCCGCGGCGAGTCCTACCGGGTCAAAAATGCCCTCATGAAATAG
- the istA gene encoding IS21 family transposase has product MSVQENIRRLDSQGVPVRQIARRLGVSRTSAAKYAEQEDFSPAPRAPLARPGASVLTGFEHIIERWLIEDQRRNRKQRHTAKRIFDRLVDEHGFTATYSPVQRYVKKWLAAHRQPGEGFTELVWPAGTVQVDFGQAEAIVAGIRQVLHILVVTFPFSNMRFVQAYRGETAECVAHGLRRVFEHIRAAPRHMVFDNATGIGNRVGTRVTETKLFGAFKLHYRSESRYCNPYSGHEKGNVENAVGFLRRNFMVPEPEAATLEGLNKDLMARCDALATTVHYRKGLPLGELFAQDVAASIDLPGIGFDAVRYESRKADKTGNLLIDGNTYAAGPAFHGRMLTVGLGHDVVQILDEHSEPVRTFPRVFGKQAETVFDPASLVPLLVTKPGAWSHSPLRALVTDPVRDWLDRATATDRRRLLNSVDAASSVAGFDAAVAAADTLIQRGDAPDMAMLGMLARRLADGTEPEATNVDLSVYDTFTTLNTTTGEIA; this is encoded by the coding sequence ATGTCCGTTCAAGAAAATATCAGAAGACTCGACTCCCAGGGAGTCCCGGTGCGTCAGATCGCCCGAAGGCTTGGAGTGAGCCGGACCTCGGCGGCCAAGTACGCCGAGCAGGAGGACTTCTCCCCGGCGCCGCGGGCACCGCTGGCCAGGCCGGGGGCCTCGGTGCTGACCGGGTTCGAGCACATCATTGAGCGGTGGCTCATCGAGGATCAGCGCCGGAACCGCAAGCAGCGGCATACGGCGAAGCGGATCTTCGACCGGCTCGTTGACGAGCATGGTTTTACCGCCACCTATTCACCGGTCCAGCGGTACGTGAAGAAATGGTTGGCCGCCCACCGGCAGCCCGGTGAGGGGTTTACCGAACTGGTCTGGCCTGCCGGCACCGTGCAGGTCGACTTCGGTCAGGCCGAGGCCATCGTTGCCGGGATCCGGCAGGTCCTGCATATCCTGGTGGTGACCTTCCCGTTCTCGAACATGCGCTTCGTGCAGGCGTATCGGGGCGAGACCGCCGAATGCGTGGCCCACGGGCTGCGGAGGGTGTTTGAGCACATTCGGGCTGCGCCGCGGCACATGGTCTTTGATAATGCCACGGGCATCGGAAATCGGGTGGGAACCCGGGTGACCGAGACGAAGCTGTTTGGCGCCTTCAAACTCCACTACAGGTCCGAGTCACGCTATTGCAATCCGTACTCGGGCCATGAGAAGGGCAACGTGGAGAACGCGGTGGGGTTCCTGCGCCGGAACTTCATGGTCCCCGAGCCGGAGGCCGCCACCCTGGAGGGGCTGAACAAGGACCTCATGGCGCGCTGCGACGCGTTGGCCACCACCGTGCACTACCGCAAGGGCCTGCCCCTGGGTGAGCTGTTCGCCCAGGACGTTGCGGCGTCCATAGACCTGCCGGGGATCGGTTTCGATGCCGTGCGCTACGAATCGCGCAAGGCCGACAAGACCGGGAACCTGCTCATTGACGGGAACACGTACGCCGCCGGGCCCGCTTTCCACGGGCGAATGCTCACGGTGGGGTTGGGACACGACGTGGTGCAGATCCTTGATGAGCATTCCGAACCTGTCCGCACGTTCCCGCGCGTCTTCGGCAAGCAGGCCGAGACGGTCTTTGACCCTGCTTCCCTGGTGCCGTTGCTGGTGACGAAGCCCGGGGCGTGGTCCCATTCGCCGCTGCGGGCCCTGGTGACGGACCCGGTGCGTGACTGGTTGGACCGGGCCACGGCCACGGATCGGCGCCGGCTGCTCAACTCGGTGGATGCTGCCTCATCGGTGGCGGGATTCGATGCCGCGGTGGCCGCTGCCGACACCCTGATCCAGCGCGGGGATGCACCGGACATGGCCATGCTGGGCATGCTGGCCCGCCGTCTGGCTGATGGCACCGAACCGGAGGCAACGAACGTGGACCTGAGCGTCTATGACACCTTCACCACCCTGAACACCACCACAGGAGAAATAGCATGA